In Methanosphaera sp. ISO3-F5, a genomic segment contains:
- the ltrA gene encoding group II intron reverse transcriptase/maturase: protein MSKDVYADLSQNSILEDAKQNESDYTSEWNSIPWQKIERSIYKLQCDIACAEIRKEYSKAKQLQRLLLNKDSTILYGIRRATILNSGRRTPGIDGMVLRSHPERMALYYKLKSMKLKEYEPLPVRRVYIRKSNGKMRPLGIPTIIDRVYQTVVNLALEPRVEVGFEPTSYGFRPMRNAGNAIARIHHFTKRGNRSWVFEGDFKSCFDTLDHDWILKQLGNFPAKNIINKWLKAGYVHNDMFDLTDMGTPQGGIISPTLANIALTGLDEALGVTYKKEKARNTFTYRNQSRYAMIRYADDFVVLCRTKEDAEEVYSLIEPYLKERGLKLAEDKTHITPLNKGFDFLGFNIREYPTQNGIKVLSKPAKDRIERLKSKIRELFLKYRSSGKIDELIGKLNSLIIGTANYWKQTVAHKAFNEIDDYVWKLTYRYLRRQHPNKSWDWIKDRYFKEDYYHKHDDNYILTSPENPNIQLVKMKWVHIHYAHIIKYNCNPYDPEYNDYIRKAFKKTPFECLYNKGN from the coding sequence ATGTCGAAGGATGTTTATGCAGATTTGAGCCAAAATTCTATTTTGGAGGATGCTAAACAGAATGAGTCCGATTATACTAGCGAATGGAATTCTATTCCATGGCAGAAGATTGAACGGAGCATTTATAAGTTACAATGTGATATAGCTTGTGCCGAAATCAGAAAAGAATATAGTAAAGCCAAGCAATTACAAAGATTACTGTTAAATAAGGATTCCACAATTCTGTATGGTATTCGAAGGGCTACCATTTTAAATAGTGGTCGTAGAACACCTGGAATTGATGGGATGGTGCTTAGGTCTCATCCCGAGAGAATGGCTTTATACTATAAGCTTAAATCTATGAAATTAAAGGAATATGAACCTTTACCAGTGCGTAGGGTTTATATTCGTAAATCAAATGGTAAAATGCGACCGTTGGGTATACCGACCATTATTGATCGTGTGTATCAGACTGTCGTTAATCTTGCCCTTGAACCACGTGTAGAGGTGGGTTTTGAACCAACAAGTTATGGTTTTAGACCAATGCGCAATGCAGGAAATGCAATCGCACGCATACACCACTTCACAAAAAGAGGTAATCGGTCTTGGGTATTTGAAGGTGATTTCAAGTCATGTTTTGATACTCTTGACCATGACTGGATATTAAAGCAGTTGGGTAATTTCCCTGCTAAGAATATCATTAATAAATGGCTTAAAGCAGGTTATGTACATAATGACATGTTTGATTTAACCGATATGGGTACGCCACAAGGTGGAATAATCTCGCCAACATTGGCAAATATAGCCCTAACAGGACTAGATGAAGCATTAGGAGTAACCTACAAGAAAGAAAAAGCTAGAAACACATTCACTTATCGTAATCAGTCAAGATATGCTATGATACGCTATGCAGACGATTTTGTAGTACTATGTAGAACAAAAGAAGATGCAGAAGAAGTATACTCTTTGATTGAACCATACCTCAAAGAACGTGGCCTTAAATTAGCAGAGGACAAAACACATATAACACCATTAAATAAGGGTTTTGATTTTCTCGGATTTAACATCAGAGAATACCCAACACAAAATGGTATTAAAGTGCTTAGTAAACCTGCTAAGGACAGGATTGAAAGACTCAAAAGTAAGATACGAGAATTGTTTCTAAAATATCGTAGTAGTGGAAAAATTGACGAGCTAATTGGAAAACTGAACAGTCTAATAATCGGCACTGCCAATTACTGGAAACAAACAGTAGCCCACAAAGCGTTCAATGAAATTGATGACTACGTTTGGAAATTAACGTATCGATATCTTCGTAGACAACATCCTAACAAGTCATGGGATTGGATTAAAGATAGGTACTTCAAAGAAGATTATTATCATAAACATGATGATAATTATATACTTACTAGTCCAGAAAATCCTAACATACAACTTGTTAAGATGAAATGGGTGCATATACACTATGCACACATAATTAAATACAATTGCAATCCTTATGACCCTGAATATAATGATTACATAAGGAAAGCTTTTAAGAAAACACCGTTTGAATGTCTTTACAACAAAGGCAATTAA
- the bsh gene encoding choloylglycine hydrolase — MCTAASFNSKSHYFGRNLDLEFSYNETVVITPRNYTLPFRKEENIDTHYAIIGMAFVVENYPLYYDATNEKGLSMAGLNFPEAKYYEINKENDNITPFEFIPWILGQAENIKEAKKLIENINLVNINFSEQLPLSPLHWMISDKNESIVIECMEDGMKIYDNPLGVMTNSPSFDKQLFNLNNYRHLSRKTPDNTFSEKIELDTYSRGMGAIGLPGDLSSMSRFVKVAFTHENVLENDDEIKSVNQFFHILESVYQQKGCCEVAPGKYEYTIYSSCVNTDKGIYYYKTYDNSSINAVKMHNYDLESNELAVYPLIEEQEINFQN; from the coding sequence ATGTGTACCGCCGCAAGCTTTAACTCAAAAAGCCATTACTTTGGCAGAAACCTAGACCTGGAATTTTCATACAATGAAACAGTAGTAATAACACCAAGAAACTACACATTACCATTCAGAAAAGAAGAAAATATCGACACCCACTATGCAATAATAGGAATGGCATTCGTAGTAGAAAATTATCCATTATACTACGATGCAACAAATGAAAAAGGACTAAGCATGGCAGGACTTAACTTTCCTGAAGCAAAATACTATGAAATAAATAAAGAAAATGATAATATCACACCATTCGAATTCATACCATGGATACTGGGACAAGCAGAAAATATCAAAGAAGCAAAAAAGCTAATAGAAAATATTAACTTGGTAAACATAAACTTCAGTGAACAACTACCATTATCCCCACTACACTGGATGATATCCGACAAAAACGAATCAATAGTAATAGAATGCATGGAAGATGGAATGAAAATATACGACAACCCCCTAGGAGTAATGACCAACAGCCCATCATTCGACAAACAACTATTTAACCTAAACAATTACAGACACCTATCAAGAAAAACACCGGACAATACATTCTCAGAAAAAATAGAATTAGACACATACAGCAGAGGAATGGGAGCAATAGGATTACCTGGAGACTTATCAAGTATGTCACGCTTCGTAAAAGTAGCATTCACACATGAAAATGTGCTTGAAAATGATGATGAAATTAAAAGTGTGAATCAATTCTTCCACATACTCGAATCAGTATATCAACAAAAAGGATGCTGTGAAGTAGCACCCGGAAAATATGAGTACACCATATACTCATCCTGTGTAAACACGGATAAAGGAATATACTACTACAAAACATATGACAACAGCAGCATAAATGCGGTAAAAATGCATAACTACGACTTGGAAAGCAATGAATTAGCAGTCTACCCCCTAATAGAAGAACAAGAAATTAATTTTCAAAACTAG
- a CDS encoding transposase, whose protein sequence is MLPKDIRTMIPEDHVCFFIEKLVNCVDFSEIDFQYVDTPGQKAYSAAMLVRIIILGTIYSIHSSRKLERIVRENIVFMYLAGFQTPVFSTIAAFKREHKEIIEKIFLETINYGHNKNLIDLDSISINGSKTRAYANKYNNLTNEDVLKLLHIIRKGIITDMEENKALENRENKTV, encoded by the coding sequence TTGTTACCTAAGGATATACGTACTATGATTCCTGAGGATCATGTTTGTTTTTTTATTGAAAAACTTGTGAATTGTGTGGATTTTAGTGAGATTGATTTTCAGTATGTTGATACTCCTGGTCAGAAGGCTTATTCTGCGGCCATGTTGGTTCGTATCATTATCTTGGGTACTATTTATTCTATTCATAGTAGTCGTAAGTTGGAACGTATTGTTCGTGAGAATATCGTGTTTATGTATTTGGCTGGATTTCAAACCCCTGTTTTCAGCACTATCGCAGCTTTTAAACGCGAACACAAGGAGATTATAGAAAAAATTTTTCTTGAAACAATAAATTATGGACATAACAAGAATTTAATTGATTTAGACAGCATTAGTATCAATGGAAGTAAAACAAGAGCATATGCCAATAAATATAATAATTTAACCAATGAAGATGTACTAAAACTTTTACATATCATTCGTAAAGGCATTATTACTGATATGGAAGAAAATAAAGCTTTAGAAAACCGAGAAAACAAAACCGTATAA
- the glf gene encoding UDP-galactopyranose mutase produces MKYDYLIVGSGLFGSIFAYEMTKAGKKCIVIEKRDHIGGNIYTQKQENINVHKYGAHIFHTSDKRVWEYINQFTEFNNFINSPVAVYKDKMYNLPFNMNTFYQMWGTKTPEEAMAKIEEQKREAGITEPQNLEEQAISLVGPDIYTKLIKGYTEKQWGKDCCELPAFIIKRLPVRLTFDNNYFNDRYQGIPLDGYTNVIEKMLDGIEVKLETDFFEDRKYWENIADKIVFTGMIDQYYDYEYGRLEYRGLKFETETLDMENFQGNAVINYTEREIPYTRIIEHKHFEGSDSPKTIITREYPATWKPGDEAYYPVNNTENNTIYQKYEEKAKKEENVIFGGRLGTYKYYDMWKIIEEALNTVEKEMN; encoded by the coding sequence ATGAAATACGATTACCTAATAGTAGGATCAGGACTCTTCGGTTCAATATTCGCCTACGAAATGACAAAAGCAGGAAAAAAATGCATAGTAATAGAAAAACGTGACCATATCGGAGGGAACATATACACCCAGAAACAGGAAAACATAAACGTACACAAATATGGAGCACACATCTTCCACACAAGTGATAAAAGAGTCTGGGAGTACATAAACCAATTCACGGAATTTAACAACTTCATAAACTCACCAGTCGCAGTATACAAGGACAAAATGTACAACTTACCATTCAACATGAACACATTCTATCAAATGTGGGGTACAAAAACACCAGAAGAGGCAATGGCAAAAATAGAGGAACAAAAGAGGGAAGCAGGAATAACTGAGCCACAAAACCTGGAAGAACAAGCAATCAGCCTCGTCGGGCCAGATATTTATACTAAGTTAATTAAGGGATATACTGAAAAACAATGGGGAAAAGACTGTTGTGAACTTCCAGCATTTATCATTAAAAGATTACCTGTCAGATTAACATTCGACAACAACTACTTCAACGACAGATACCAGGGAATACCCCTCGACGGATACACAAATGTAATCGAGAAAATGCTAGACGGAATCGAAGTAAAACTAGAAACAGACTTCTTCGAAGACAGAAAATATTGGGAAAACATAGCAGATAAAATAGTGTTCACGGGAATGATAGACCAATACTATGACTATGAATATGGAAGACTAGAATATAGAGGATTAAAATTCGAAACAGAAACATTAGACATGGAAAATTTCCAGGGAAACGCCGTTATAAACTACACAGAACGAGAAATACCATACACCAGAATCATAGAACATAAACACTTTGAAGGATCAGATAGTCCGAAAACAATCATAACCAGAGAATACCCGGCAACATGGAAACCAGGAGACGAAGCATACTACCCAGTAAACAATACTGAAAACAACACGATATACCAGAAATACGAAGAAAAAGCAAAAAAAGAAGAAAACGTGATATTCGGAGGAAGACTCGGAACATACAAATACTATGACATGTGGAAAATCATAGAAGAAGCATTGAATACAGTTGAAAAAGAAATGAACTGA
- the ltrA gene encoding group II intron reverse transcriptase/maturase: MYLDENINYVEKGKGLSIQAFTELYESEFDSMWNDISWEKITRHIFDLQERIFRVVKEKKDYRYARTLEKLLLKSDSVLLYSIKRVTQINKGKRTPGIDNMVVTSDSMRMALFYKLRSINVNNFRVSPVRRTFIPKKNGKKRPLGIPTVRDRVMQMVVRIALEPRCEAVFEPCSYGFRPVRSAGHALARIYSATRHMTRPWIFEGDFKSCFDTLNHDWILKQLGNFPAKHIIASWLKAGYLHLNMFHPSRSGTPQGGIISPLLANLALHGMEEALDVTYRSFKNTYGTTFYHNNSKYVVVRYADDFVVLCKTKDDAYAVYDKLRIYLVERGLTLAEDKTRIVHISEGFDFLGFNIRCFSTKSGDKVYTQPSKDSYKKLCTKIRDIYVRCRNNIPLLIDKWNKLLFGTAMYWRQTVSKRTFSKIDHYVWKLTKRALKRLHNNKPFKWIYKKYFQPDINGWSNNKYILTDPSDKSLQLIRMDWIHVKYARMIKHDCSPYDRNYFNYIENKVGKSAYNCLYGG, encoded by the coding sequence ATGTATTTAGATGAGAATATAAATTATGTTGAAAAGGGCAAGGGTCTTTCGATTCAAGCTTTCACTGAATTATATGAGTCTGAGTTTGATTCTATGTGGAATGATATTTCATGGGAGAAGATAACGAGGCACATCTTTGATTTGCAAGAAAGAATATTTCGTGTTGTAAAAGAAAAGAAGGATTATAGGTATGCTAGAACGTTAGAAAAGCTTTTATTGAAGAGTGATTCTGTTCTTCTTTATTCTATAAAGAGAGTTACTCAGATTAATAAAGGTAAGCGTACACCTGGTATTGATAATATGGTTGTAACGTCTGATTCTATGCGTATGGCATTGTTCTATAAGCTTCGTAGTATAAATGTAAATAATTTTAGAGTTTCACCAGTTAGGCGTACTTTTATTCCTAAGAAGAATGGTAAGAAGAGACCTTTGGGTATTCCTACTGTTCGTGATAGGGTTATGCAGATGGTTGTCCGTATTGCTCTTGAGCCTCGATGTGAAGCTGTGTTTGAACCTTGTAGTTATGGTTTTAGACCTGTTCGTAGTGCTGGTCATGCTTTAGCTCGTATATATTCTGCTACTAGGCATATGACTAGACCATGGATATTTGAGGGAGATTTTAAATCCTGTTTTGATACACTTAATCATGACTGGATACTGAAGCAGTTGGGGAATTTTCCTGCAAAACATATCATAGCTTCTTGGTTAAAGGCAGGATACTTACATCTTAATATGTTTCATCCTTCTAGAAGTGGTACTCCTCAAGGTGGTATCATTTCACCATTGTTAGCTAATTTAGCATTACATGGTATGGAAGAAGCATTAGATGTAACATATCGCAGTTTCAAGAACACTTATGGTACTACATTTTATCATAATAATTCTAAGTATGTTGTTGTCCGTTATGCTGATGATTTTGTTGTATTATGTAAAACAAAAGATGATGCATATGCTGTTTATGATAAATTAAGGATTTATCTAGTTGAACGTGGTTTAACACTTGCTGAGGATAAAACTAGAATCGTTCATATTAGTGAAGGATTTGATTTTCTTGGATTTAACATAAGATGTTTTAGCACAAAATCAGGAGATAAAGTATACACACAACCTAGTAAAGACTCATATAAGAAACTTTGTACTAAAATAAGAGATATTTATGTTAGATGCAGAAATAATATTCCGTTACTTATTGACAAATGGAATAAATTGCTATTTGGTACAGCTATGTACTGGAGACAAACTGTTTCTAAACGAACATTTAGTAAAATTGACCATTATGTTTGGAAACTTACTAAAAGAGCTCTGAAAAGACTACATAATAATAAACCATTTAAATGGATTTATAAGAAATATTTCCAGCCCGATATTAATGGTTGGAGTAATAATAAATATATTCTTACTGATCCATCTGATAAGTCACTACAGCTTATTCGAATGGATTGGATTCATGTAAAGTATGCTCGTATGATTAAACATGATTGTTCCCCTTATGATAGGAACTACTTTAATTATATAGAGAATAAAGTAGGTAAAAGTGCTTATAACTGTCTATATGGTGGATGA
- a CDS encoding class I SAM-dependent methyltransferase, with amino-acid sequence MEGSNNVTMCRVCSEQFIVDEEYDVPVFEENFPEGIFKYVVCSNCDSIQIRDIPNNLSEYYENESYYSFSNFNKLVQFLLYHYHRNYFDFDLVGWITSKFIQYDESWNCVAKLFKTNQIDLNSKVLDVGCGNGIFIRHLSDLGFKNLLGIEPFIDEEIITDSYNVLKKELQELNNDSKFDLICFKDSLEHVFNPIETLREASKRLNDEGIILITIPLKNGVIWDVYKEYSFVLCPPTHISVPSIKGMMEISKLCNLEIKELICDSNEFLVLMSEDKINSRRQYEKGSISSHFNSLNPFKKIYNLYIKKFSTKIFPEKKLSMYQVRNKVFSLNKENKTDHATIILTKSKK; translated from the coding sequence ATGGAAGGAAGTAATAATGTAACTATGTGTAGGGTTTGTTCGGAACAGTTTATTGTTGATGAAGAGTATGATGTCCCTGTTTTTGAAGAAAATTTTCCTGAAGGTATTTTTAAGTATGTTGTTTGTTCAAATTGTGATTCTATTCAAATTAGGGATATACCTAATAATTTAAGCGAATATTATGAAAATGAAAGTTATTATTCATTTTCTAATTTTAATAAGTTAGTCCAGTTTTTATTATATCATTATCATAGGAATTATTTTGATTTTGATTTAGTAGGTTGGATAACTAGTAAATTCATACAATATGATGAATCATGGAATTGTGTTGCAAAGCTTTTTAAAACTAATCAAATTGATTTAAATAGTAAAGTTTTAGATGTTGGTTGTGGAAATGGGATTTTTATAAGGCATCTCTCCGACTTAGGTTTTAAAAATTTATTAGGTATTGAACCTTTTATTGATGAAGAAATAATTACAGACAGCTACAATGTGTTAAAAAAAGAATTACAAGAATTAAATAATGATTCTAAATTTGATCTTATCTGTTTTAAAGACAGTTTAGAACATGTTTTTAACCCTATTGAAACATTACGGGAAGCTTCAAAGAGGTTAAATGATGAAGGAATTATTTTGATAACTATTCCTTTAAAAAATGGAGTTATATGGGATGTTTATAAAGAGTACTCCTTTGTATTATGTCCTCCTACTCATATTTCAGTACCTTCAATAAAAGGTATGATGGAAATATCTAAATTATGTAATTTGGAGATTAAAGAGTTAATTTGTGATTCTAATGAATTTTTAGTTTTGATGAGTGAAGATAAAATAAATTCAAGAAGACAATATGAAAAAGGTTCTATCAGTTCTCATTTTAATTCATTAAATCCTTTTAAAAAAATTTATAATTTATATATCAAAAAATTTTCGACTAAAATATTTCCTGAAAAGAAATTATCAATGTATCAAGTAAGAAATAAAGTTTTTAGTTTAAATAAAGAAAATAAAACGGATCATGCAACAATAATACTAACTAAATCTAAAAAATAA
- a CDS encoding flippase, whose protein sequence is MSVTTRVVKNSSLLMVTSVVTNLMMFLLTLFTARYLGTYNFGLISSALSVIGIFGVFCDFGLGMYAIQKVSRDHNLTARYFGTAFVLRLILTILTFVIYVLFTTVSGFSGESFWVMVVVGGYMFFNSLTTFYYSMYQSNEQMHFQTIVNAVYSVGVFIVALVFIYLGGNVVWIAAAYPISMFIAFVVGHIIKIRHYPRFTFDFSKSFIGELIVNGIPFGITGVFTSIYFWIASVMLTFMSGNVAVGLFSSSQKLLLVLSSLFMLISNAVFPVMSQLYVTDTVKLNALYQKMLKYLLILSVPIAVGSAIYSADIIRIIFGEAFMDASTGLSVLIWAVIFMFLSGTTSTLLGAINKQFLVTKVTMGGAIVSVAANMFLIPLFSFVGASITAVLTEFVVLVLMLYALRRTEFGLNVRKAVVPFLQVLIANIIMALALVYLHLPFILGVVVAVVVYVIALFVTGAFNKEDRDILFGLVEQVRDRG, encoded by the coding sequence ATGAGTGTTACAACGAGAGTAGTTAAGAATTCTAGTTTGTTAATGGTGACTAGTGTAGTTACTAATTTAATGATGTTTCTTTTAACATTGTTCACTGCCCGGTATTTGGGAACTTATAATTTTGGTCTTATTTCCAGTGCTTTAAGTGTTATTGGAATTTTTGGCGTTTTCTGTGATTTTGGACTGGGTATGTATGCTATTCAGAAAGTTTCACGTGATCATAATCTTACTGCTCGTTATTTTGGAACAGCATTTGTTTTACGATTAATTTTAACCATTTTAACCTTCGTGATCTATGTTTTGTTCACGACTGTCAGTGGTTTTAGTGGCGAATCCTTCTGGGTAATGGTTGTTGTTGGAGGTTATATGTTTTTTAATTCTCTGACTACTTTTTATTATTCTATGTATCAGAGTAATGAACAGATGCATTTTCAGACAATTGTGAATGCGGTTTATAGTGTTGGTGTTTTCATAGTAGCATTAGTCTTCATTTACTTAGGAGGTAATGTTGTTTGGATTGCAGCGGCTTATCCAATTAGTATGTTCATTGCATTTGTAGTTGGTCATATAATTAAAATCAGACATTATCCGAGGTTTACCTTTGACTTCAGTAAATCTTTTATTGGAGAGTTAATTGTTAATGGTATTCCTTTTGGTATTACGGGAGTTTTTACTTCTATTTACTTTTGGATTGCATCTGTAATGTTAACTTTTATGTCAGGTAATGTTGCCGTGGGATTGTTCAGTTCTTCTCAGAAGTTGTTACTTGTACTTTCTTCACTGTTTATGCTGATTTCTAATGCGGTTTTCCCTGTGATGAGTCAGTTGTATGTGACGGATACTGTTAAGCTTAATGCTTTGTATCAGAAGATGTTGAAGTATTTGTTGATTTTAAGTGTTCCTATTGCTGTTGGCAGTGCCATTTATTCGGCTGATATTATTCGCATCATATTTGGTGAAGCTTTCATGGATGCTTCCACGGGTTTAAGTGTACTTATCTGGGCGGTTATTTTCATGTTCCTCAGCGGTACTACTTCAACGCTTCTGGGTGCTATTAATAAGCAGTTTTTGGTGACTAAGGTTACTATGGGAGGTGCTATTGTTAGTGTAGCTGCTAACATGTTTCTAATTCCATTGTTTTCCTTTGTTGGTGCTAGTATTACTGCTGTGTTAACGGAGTTTGTTGTTTTGGTGTTGATGCTTTATGCATTGAGACGTACGGAGTTTGGATTAAATGTTAGAAAAGCGGTTGTACCATTTTTGCAGGTGTTAATTGCTAATATTATCATGGCATTAGCGTTAGTGTATCTGCATTTACCATTTATTCTGGGGGTTGTTGTTGCGGTTGTGGTTTATGTAATTGCATTGTTTGTGACTGGTGCTTTTAATAAGGAAGATCGTGATATATTATTTGGTTTGGTTGAACAGGTAAGAGATAGGGGATGA
- a CDS encoding transposase: MQNMDILADNGYYTNQTIHDIYEEGKYSILMPNREQAGKQKDCLRRNSQRKTNTNKKDGYGKHNMIKDEENYAYICPENKILPVKQVYPGKYTDRIIFYTSECSKCPSKKICLTNKMTGKVITDYTSYAKELLAYKFETPNGQAQYKKRMPMVEPRFAYNKYTLKYRQYHLLGLSNAKMQQTLMATAQNIVKIHNIEQKELTNNKKTINLN; the protein is encoded by the coding sequence ATGCAAAACATGGATATACTAGCCGATAACGGATACTACACCAACCAAACAATACATGATATCTACGAAGAAGGAAAATACTCCATATTAATGCCAAATAGAGAACAAGCAGGCAAACAAAAAGATTGTCTAAGACGAAACAGCCAAAGAAAAACCAACACTAACAAAAAAGATGGTTACGGAAAACACAACATGATAAAAGACGAAGAAAACTACGCATACATCTGTCCAGAAAACAAGATACTACCTGTTAAACAAGTTTATCCTGGAAAATACACGGACAGAATAATCTTTTACACTAGTGAATGCAGCAAATGCCCATCCAAAAAGATCTGCTTAACCAACAAGATGACTGGTAAAGTAATAACAGATTACACAAGTTATGCTAAAGAACTACTGGCTTATAAATTCGAAACACCAAACGGACAAGCTCAATACAAGAAGAGAATGCCCATGGTCGAACCACGATTCGCATACAACAAATACACACTAAAATACAGACAATACCACCTACTAGGACTAAGCAACGCAAAAATGCAACAAACACTCATGGCCACAGCACAAAACATAGTAAAAATACATAACATAGAACAAAAAGAACTAACAAACAATAAAAAGACAATAAATCTAAATTAA
- a CDS encoding glycosyltransferase family 4 protein, giving the protein MNIVVVTEYFPSGDCLDIKGGVEVCCYNEAMELSKYHEVTVLTSKESEIDEFDIHDVHVVCCGDNRSYVQKGSFTSRLKFMKDALNMHEMLGDIDLVIGYNFITYPVAYKLAKKLGAKVALRYHDVWIGEWTKNMGITGLFGEVLERYILRQNIDLYVAVSDFTRNNLNKYVPEDKTITIHNIVDFPNVTSDKYLSPTVSCVARLVEYKRVNDLIRAVGLIKEEIPNIKCQIVGTGPEEERLKSLTGQLNLEDNIEFLGFVEDHDDVMRVVKSSHVFCLPSIVEGFGIVIIEAQSLETPFVAARIPPVVESSGEMGGLFFEPKNYQELASQILKLLKDKELYEKLQVEGLENKDNYTKEVIGGKLNKAYSNLF; this is encoded by the coding sequence ATGAATATTGTTGTTGTTACTGAGTATTTTCCATCCGGGGATTGTCTTGATATTAAGGGTGGTGTGGAAGTTTGTTGCTATAATGAGGCAATGGAGCTTTCCAAGTATCATGAGGTTACAGTTCTCACATCCAAGGAATCTGAAATTGATGAGTTTGATATTCATGATGTGCATGTAGTATGTTGTGGGGACAATAGAAGTTATGTGCAGAAGGGTTCTTTTACTTCAAGGCTTAAATTTATGAAGGATGCACTCAACATGCATGAAATGCTGGGGGATATTGATTTGGTTATTGGTTATAATTTCATCACATACCCTGTTGCATATAAGTTAGCTAAAAAATTAGGTGCAAAGGTTGCACTTCGTTATCATGATGTATGGATAGGTGAATGGACTAAGAATATGGGAATCACGGGACTATTTGGTGAAGTACTTGAGAGATACATTTTAAGACAAAATATAGACTTATATGTTGCGGTTTCCGATTTTACAAGGAATAATCTTAACAAGTATGTACCAGAAGATAAAACAATCACAATACATAATATAGTTGATTTTCCTAATGTTACATCAGACAAATATCTTTCTCCAACTGTTTCATGTGTGGCAAGGCTGGTTGAATATAAAAGGGTAAATGATCTTATTAGGGCAGTAGGTTTAATCAAGGAAGAAATTCCTAACATCAAATGTCAAATTGTTGGTACAGGCCCTGAAGAGGAAAGATTAAAGAGCCTTACAGGCCAGTTAAACTTGGAGGATAACATTGAATTCCTTGGTTTTGTAGAAGATCATGATGATGTTATGAGAGTAGTTAAATCATCACATGTTTTCTGTCTTCCAAGTATAGTGGAAGGTTTTGGTATAGTTATAATAGAGGCACAGTCTTTGGAAACACCATTTGTTGCTGCTCGCATTCCTCCAGTTGTTGAGTCTAGTGGAGAAATGGGTGGTCTTTTCTTTGAACCAAAAAATTATCAGGAATTGGCTTCTCAGATATTGAAATTGTTGAAGGATAAAGAACTCTATGAGAAGTTACAAGTTGAAGGTCTTGAAAATAAGGATAATTATACAAAAGAGGTTATTGGGGGTAAGTTGAATAAGGCTTACTCTAACCTATTCTAG
- the rfbC gene encoding dTDP-4-dehydrorhamnose 3,5-epimerase has protein sequence MADFKFIKTSIEGVVIVEPQVFGDNRGYFMETYHEKIFKENGITADFVQDNQSKSKKGVLRGLHFQYKYPQGKLVRVISGEVFDVAVDMRRDSPTYGKWEGVILSDENKNQFYIPPGFAHGFVVLSDTAEFTYKCTDFYHPEDEGGIRWDDPEIGIEWPIGDIDELILSDKDKLWKALSETETNF, from the coding sequence ATGGCAGATTTTAAGTTTATTAAGACAAGTATTGAGGGCGTGGTCATCGTGGAACCACAAGTATTCGGTGATAACAGGGGCTACTTTATGGAAACATATCATGAAAAAATATTCAAAGAAAATGGTATCACCGCCGATTTTGTTCAGGATAACCAGTCCAAGTCCAAAAAAGGTGTACTGCGTGGTCTTCACTTCCAGTACAAGTATCCTCAGGGCAAACTTGTAAGAGTTATCAGCGGCGAAGTCTTTGATGTTGCAGTGGATATGAGACGTGATTCACCCACTTATGGCAAATGGGAGGGTGTAATACTCTCTGATGAAAACAAGAACCAGTTCTATATCCCTCCAGGTTTTGCTCATGGATTTGTGGTTTTAAGTGATACTGCCGAGTTTACTTATAAGTGCACGGACTTTTATCATCCTGAGGATGAGGGTGGTATCCGGTGGGATGATCCGGAGATTGGTATTGAATGGCCAATAGGGGACATTGATGAACTCATATTATCTGATAAGGATAAACTCTGGAAAGCATTAAGTGAAACAGAAACCAACTTCTAA